Below is a window of Chloroflexota bacterium DNA.
CAGCCAGGCCGCGCACCGCCCACCAGCGGTAGTCTGCATTGTCGGAAGTGTGGAGATCCAAAAGCAGGGCAAGGGCATCGCACTCGTGATCGGCAAGTTCGATGATGGCGGCCTCGGCCGCTTCGTCGTCGTCAGCCCCGATGGCCTGGAGCAATTGATCAAGTGAGACATCGGTCATGTCAGATAGTCCTCAATGGTTTGTAGGGTCCAGCCAGATGGCAGTGACAGAAAGTGCGCCGGGCAACCCGATCGGCAATCACTGCTACCGAAACCGGGCTGGGGCCAGACGGCCCCGGCCCGGCACAGTGCCCCAATCCAGGCACACTCCAGGCGCTGCAAACCGACCCTGTAGCGAAAAAAGACTGGCCGTTGCTGCGACGTAAGGTAATCGATGTGCCAGTGTAAACGTCTCTCAGCCGTTTGGGAACTCATATGCCGTCCAAGGCGGCTGCGCAGGCCGCCTGATCCCAACGCACTGCCCACGTAGATGTAGGATCCTGGATTCAGCCTGACCGGACCGAGTCCACCGGCTGTGATATCGAGTGCGCTCTCAAGATCGAACCAGAGCAGGTAGGTGCCTGGGCCTGATGGCAGCTTCTCCTCAAACAGCCTCCACATGATTTCATCATAACAGAGATGGGGCAAAAGTCAAGGGCTTTTTGGAACCTCTTTTGAAACCGGCTTGTCTTACCCACCCCCCGGCCTCCTCCCAGATTGGGAGGGGGAGAGCATGAGGCCTGTTGAGAAACGTCACTCCGACTCCCCTGCACGGTTCGGTGAGCTCTTCGCTGTCGCTTCCGCAGGACTCCGGAGCGAAGCGGAAGGAGC
It encodes the following:
- a CDS encoding GIY-YIG nuclease family protein translates to MWRLFEEKLPSGPGTYLLWFDLESALDITAGGLGPVRLNPGSYIYVGSALGSGGLRSRLGRHMSSQTAERRLHWHIDYLTSQQRPVFFRYRVGLQRLECAWIGALCRAGAVWPQPGFGSSDCRSGCPAHFLSLPSGWTLQTIEDYLT